A portion of the candidate division WOR-3 bacterium genome contains these proteins:
- a CDS encoding PstS family phosphate ABC transporter substrate-binding protein, giving the protein MKKIITIIALLGTILFGAEIIIKGSDTMLNLTQRLGEAFSAVRPDVTVSVTGGGSGVGINAIINREVDIANASRGIKSKEISSARANGVNPVEIVIALDGLSVIVNSKNPVNKLTLQQIGAIYRGEITNWNQLGGPNKKIVLYGRQPNSGTFVFFRDEVVKGEYAPIMRQMNGNSQIVEGVKADEGGIGYVGLGYIRNIEGIKPVAIARKAGESYVSPTDEADVKSGKYPLTRPLYHYLNGKPKGVVRDFILFELSPEGQKIVEEEGFVPVSENYIQRNNQVLQ; this is encoded by the coding sequence ATGAAAAAAATCATAACCATTATAGCTCTGCTCGGCACCATTCTCTTCGGTGCCGAAATCATCATCAAAGGTTCGGACACGATGCTTAATCTAACCCAGCGTCTTGGTGAGGCGTTTTCGGCTGTTCGTCCTGATGTCACCGTCTCAGTTACCGGCGGCGGTTCCGGTGTCGGGATCAACGCCATTATCAATCGCGAGGTGGATATCGCCAACGCCTCCCGGGGTATTAAATCAAAGGAAATATCCTCGGCACGGGCTAACGGCGTGAATCCAGTTGAAATCGTCATTGCGCTTGATGGTTTATCGGTAATTGTTAACAGCAAAAACCCGGTTAACAAATTAACCCTGCAACAAATCGGTGCCATCTACCGTGGTGAAATCACCAACTGGAATCAACTCGGCGGTCCGAACAAGAAAATCGTCCTTTATGGCAGGCAGCCCAACTCGGGCACCTTTGTCTTCTTCCGTGATGAGGTGGTAAAGGGTGAATACGCACCCATTATGCGCCAGATGAATGGTAATTCCCAGATTGTTGAAGGGGTTAAGGCTGATGAAGGTGGTATCGGCTATGTCGGGTTAGGCTATATCCGTAACATTGAGGGCATCAAGCCGGTGGCAATTGCCAGGAAAGCGGGCGAATCCTATGTCTCTCCGACTGATGAGGCAGATGTGAAAAGTGGCAAATACCCCCTCACCCGTCCCCTCTACCATTACCTCAATGGCAAACCCAAGGGGGTTGTCCGCGACTTCATCCTTTTTGAACTCAGCCCAGAAGGGCAGAAAATAGTTGAAGAAGAAGGGTTTGTCCCGGTAAGCGAAAACTACATTCAGCGCAACAACCAGGTTCTACAATAG
- a CDS encoding response regulator has product MRLSNMAGASPPPNKPPRLIAIVDDEPDILELVAINLNRNGFRTETFTNARDFYHFLENQLPDLVILDLMLPDVDGLDICRLLKSEPRTRAIPIIMLTARGEETDRVIGLELGADDYVTKPFSARELVARVKSVLRRQEMSLADEKITLGGIVKIDPQRHEVEVDGKRIDLTTTEFRLLLILAKRPGWVFTRNQILDELWGEEKAVLDRTVDVHIKHLRAKLGKAGNLIRNIRGVGYKIEA; this is encoded by the coding sequence GTGAGGTTATCAAACATGGCAGGGGCGAGCCCGCCACCTAACAAACCACCGCGGCTTATCGCCATTGTTGATGATGAACCAGATATCCTGGAGCTGGTTGCCATCAATCTTAACCGGAACGGATTCAGAACCGAGACATTTACCAACGCCCGGGATTTCTATCACTTTTTGGAAAACCAACTCCCTGACCTTGTCATCCTTGACCTGATGCTGCCCGATGTTGATGGACTTGACATCTGCCGCCTCCTAAAAAGTGAGCCGCGGACCAGGGCGATTCCCATAATAATGCTCACCGCCCGGGGCGAGGAAACCGACCGGGTCATTGGTCTGGAACTGGGCGCGGATGACTATGTAACCAAGCCCTTCTCAGCGCGTGAGCTTGTTGCCCGGGTAAAAAGCGTTCTCCGCCGGCAGGAAATGTCCCTTGCCGATGAGAAAATCACCCTGGGTGGTATAGTAAAAATTGACCCTCAGCGTCACGAGGTGGAGGTTGACGGTAAAAGGATAGACCTGACCACAACCGAGTTCCGCCTGCTCTTGATTTTGGCAAAAAGGCCTGGCTGGGTTTTTACCCGCAATCAGATACTGGATGAACTCTGGGGGGAGGAGAAGGCGGTTCTTGACCGCACCGTCGATGTGCACATAAAACATTTGCGCGCCAAGTTAGGGAAGGCAGGGAATCTAATCCGTAACATCCGCGGTGTTGGTTATAAGATTGAAGCCTGA
- the pstB gene encoding phosphate ABC transporter ATP-binding protein PstB, whose translation MAKGTIDIQNLNLWFGKNHVLKDISLTIPPNAVTAIMGPSGCGKSTLLRCINRMNDLIAETRINGRILIDGENIFAPETDVIQLRKKVGMVFQKPNPFPKSIFENIAFGIKIHRLAQGCEIRNRVETALRQANLWDEVKDRLHDNAFSLSGGQQQRLCLARCLAVEPEIILLDEPASALDPHSTARLEELIVQLKKDYTIVIVTHNMQQAARVSDFCAFVMLGELVEFDRTEKVFTTPRDKRTEEFLGGKFG comes from the coding sequence ATGGCAAAAGGCACAATAGATATCCAGAACCTTAACCTCTGGTTTGGCAAAAACCATGTCCTGAAAGACATCTCCCTCACCATCCCGCCCAATGCGGTGACAGCGATAATGGGTCCATCTGGCTGCGGTAAATCAACCCTGCTCCGTTGTATAAATCGTATGAACGACCTGATTGCTGAGACCCGTATCAACGGGAGAATTTTGATAGACGGCGAAAACATCTTCGCTCCTGAAACCGATGTCATTCAACTCCGCAAGAAGGTCGGGATGGTGTTTCAGAAGCCAAACCCGTTCCCGAAATCAATATTTGAGAACATCGCCTTCGGAATAAAAATCCATCGCCTCGCCCAGGGATGCGAAATCCGTAATAGGGTTGAAACCGCTTTACGCCAGGCAAACCTCTGGGATGAGGTGAAAGACCGGCTCCACGACAACGCCTTTTCCCTTTCCGGCGGTCAGCAGCAGCGGCTCTGCCTTGCCCGCTGCCTGGCGGTTGAACCGGAAATCATCCTCCTTGACGAACCGGCATCAGCACTTGACCCCCATTCTACCGCCCGGCTGGAGGAACTGATCGTCCAACTGAAAAAGGACTACACGATTGTCATCGTCACCCACAATATGCAGCAGGCGGCACGGGTTTCTGACTTCTGCGCCTTTGTTATGCTCGGTGAACTGGTGGAGTTTGACCGGACTGAAAAGGTCTTCACCACCCCACGCGACAAACGGACCGAGGAGTTCCTTGGTGGTAAATTCGGATGA
- a CDS encoding phosphate ABC transporter ATP-binding protein, translating into MQEKIIAQNLNVTVNKKPVLKNINLTVLNQEILAIIGPAHSGKTTFLRAINRLIENQPEFIRTGNLLLDGKDVGQWGIDTLRRKVGLIFATPVPLPGTIFDNIAYGPRLKGVRNMRTLAEIVEKSLRAAFLWDEVKDRLFTSALRLSGGQQQRLCIARTLAVEPEVVMMDEPCSGLDPISTAQIEQAMRELKNRYTFILVTNNVKQAARVSDRTAFFFNGELVELGATERIFTNPKDKRTDDYVSGRIG; encoded by the coding sequence ATGCAAGAAAAGATAATTGCCCAGAATCTCAATGTAACTGTCAATAAGAAACCCGTCCTCAAAAATATTAACCTAACGGTTCTTAACCAGGAAATTCTTGCCATCATCGGTCCTGCCCATTCTGGTAAAACCACCTTTTTAAGGGCAATCAACCGCCTGATTGAAAATCAGCCCGAATTTATCCGCACAGGCAATCTTTTACTTGATGGCAAGGATGTGGGGCAATGGGGCATCGATACCCTGCGCCGGAAAGTGGGTTTAATCTTTGCCACTCCTGTACCCCTGCCCGGAACAATCTTTGACAATATTGCCTACGGACCACGCTTGAAAGGCGTCCGCAATATGCGTACCCTTGCCGAAATCGTTGAAAAGAGCCTTCGTGCCGCCTTCCTTTGGGACGAAGTAAAGGACAGGCTCTTTACATCTGCCTTACGGCTTTCTGGAGGACAACAGCAGCGTCTCTGCATCGCCCGCACCCTTGCCGTTGAGCCCGAGGTCGTAATGATGGACGAACCCTGCTCTGGACTTGACCCCATCTCCACCGCCCAGATTGAACAGGCGATGCGCGAACTCAAAAACCGCTACACCTTCATTCTTGTTACCAACAATGTGAAACAGGCGGCACGGGTCTCGGACCGCACCGCCTTCTTTTTCAATGGTGAACTGGTGGAACTGGGAGCAACCGAAAGGATTTTTACTAACCCAAAGGACAAACGTACTGACGACTATGTCTCTGGCAGAATCGGCTAA
- a CDS encoding ATP-binding protein → MRRTLFLGILRLTIIPALIPLLLLLILLFIPSYRTIPNLLFLIALTALIAIALALISAYFVYNSIKTQINEIQTACTRISQGELAVRFTPARYQELNQLAVKFQEMGEKIKEKTLDLEQKKGWLTAILNSLHDALFVLDPSGRILIANPSFQGVADTSEVEGKFYWEVIRHPQLPSILSGLTSESRSLTTEITIKDRTFLLNATWADAGERVITLSDITEIVRAAQLKRDLILNVSHELRTPLTAIKGYLETMEETVDENNRRYLEVVKRHTDRLIKIVSDLLTLSRVETPNSVLELTEVDINRIVNDVLPLFEPTIKRKGLELNLQLPKHPPKVKGDRLYLEQALINLLDNAVRYTEKGTITIAIAPINNQLHLLVQDTGIGITKEHLPHIFERFYVVDRARSRESGGTGLGLAIVKHIAALHKGEVKVESTPGIGSKFTLILPITQ, encoded by the coding sequence ATGAGGCGAACGCTTTTCCTCGGTATCCTGAGATTAACAATCATACCCGCCCTCATCCCCCTATTACTTTTGCTCATCCTTCTTTTCATTCCTTCTTATCGCACCATTCCCAACCTTCTGTTCCTAATCGCCCTGACCGCTCTCATAGCAATTGCCCTGGCGCTCATCAGCGCCTATTTTGTTTACAATTCCATAAAAACACAAATCAATGAAATCCAAACCGCCTGTACCCGGATCTCTCAGGGCGAATTGGCTGTTCGATTCACCCCTGCCCGGTATCAGGAACTCAACCAACTCGCAGTAAAATTCCAGGAGATGGGTGAAAAGATTAAAGAAAAGACCCTTGACCTTGAGCAGAAAAAGGGCTGGCTTACCGCCATACTCAATTCACTTCATGATGCCCTTTTTGTCCTTGACCCAAGTGGCAGGATCCTCATCGCCAACCCCAGTTTTCAAGGGGTTGCTGATACCAGCGAGGTCGAGGGAAAGTTCTACTGGGAGGTGATTCGTCACCCGCAGTTACCATCAATCCTGAGCGGTTTAACCAGCGAAAGCCGGTCGTTAACAACAGAAATAACCATTAAGGACAGGACCTTTCTCCTCAACGCCACCTGGGCTGATGCCGGGGAAAGGGTAATTACCCTCAGTGATATCACTGAGATTGTTCGGGCAGCACAGCTGAAAAGGGATTTAATCCTCAATGTCTCGCATGAACTGCGCACCCCGCTAACCGCAATAAAGGGCTATCTGGAAACTATGGAGGAGACCGTTGACGAGAATAACCGGCGTTATCTGGAGGTGGTCAAGCGGCATACCGACCGGCTTATCAAGATTGTCAGTGATCTATTAACCCTGTCCCGGGTTGAAACCCCTAACAGCGTTTTGGAACTTACCGAAGTTGATATCAACCGGATTGTCAATGATGTTCTACCCCTTTTTGAACCAACCATCAAAAGGAAGGGGCTGGAACTCAACCTGCAGTTACCCAAACACCCCCCCAAAGTTAAAGGTGACCGGCTCTATCTTGAGCAGGCGTTAATCAACCTTTTGGACAATGCGGTGCGTTACACCGAAAAGGGGACAATCACAATCGCAATTGCACCCATCAACAACCAATTGCACCTTTTGGTTCAGGACACCGGCATCGGCATCACCAAGGAGCATCTGCCCCACATCTTTGAGCGGTTCTATGTTGTTGACCGCGCCCGTTCCCGGGAGAGCGGTGGGACCGGTCTGGGCTTGGCGATTGTGAAACACATCGCCGCGCTTCATAAAGGCGAGGTCAAGGTGGAGAGCACGCCGGGTATCGGTTCAAAATTCACCCTTATCCTGCCAATTACCCAATGA
- the pstB gene encoding phosphate ABC transporter ATP-binding protein PstB has protein sequence MSLAESAKPVKLLTRNLSVFYGNFQAVIDVSIGFPPCAITAIIGPSGCGKSTLLRSLNRMNELIEGARIKGEILLDGRNIYSLNVLELRKRVGMVFQRPNAFPLSIFDNIAYGPRLHGINKREHLAEIVEQSLRAVKMWDELKDNLNKNALTLTDEQRQRLCIARMLAVQPEILLLDEPCSALDPIATLHIEELLRQLKQKYTIIIVTHNMQQAARVSDFTGFMLLGKLIEFGTTTQIFTSPHNPETENYISGRYG, from the coding sequence ATGTCTCTGGCAGAATCGGCTAAACCGGTCAAACTCCTGACCAGAAACCTGTCCGTCTTTTATGGCAACTTCCAAGCGGTAATTGATGTGAGCATCGGCTTTCCTCCCTGCGCCATTACCGCCATAATCGGACCATCTGGGTGTGGCAAATCTACCTTGCTGAGGAGTCTCAACCGGATGAACGAATTGATTGAAGGTGCGCGGATTAAAGGTGAAATACTCCTTGACGGCAGAAACATCTACTCCTTGAATGTCCTCGAGTTGCGCAAGCGGGTCGGAATGGTTTTCCAGCGCCCCAACGCCTTTCCACTTTCCATATTTGACAACATCGCCTATGGACCCCGCCTCCATGGCATTAATAAAAGAGAGCATCTTGCGGAGATTGTTGAACAGAGCCTAAGAGCGGTCAAAATGTGGGATGAACTAAAAGACAATCTCAATAAAAATGCCCTCACCCTTACAGATGAACAACGCCAGCGCCTCTGTATCGCCCGAATGCTCGCAGTCCAACCTGAAATTCTACTTTTGGACGAACCCTGCTCTGCACTTGACCCCATTGCCACCCTGCACATTGAAGAACTCTTACGGCAACTCAAACAAAAATATACAATAATTATCGTCACCCACAATATGCAGCAGGCTGCTCGCGTCTCTGACTTCACCGGTTTTATGCTTTTGGGTAAACTAATAGAATTTGGAACAACCACACAGATTTTCACCAGTCCTCATAACCCGGAAACCGAGAATTACATTTCCGGTCGCTACGGCTAA
- the phoU gene encoding phosphate signaling complex protein PhoU — translation MTILEQKVTELKEKLLAMAAQVEGMVEGSIQALIKRNSSLAEKVINDTEEAVNQLEIEIEDFAINLIALYQPEASNLRTITMVIKINNDLERIGDHAVNIAEAALFLIPRPPVKPLIDLPRMAEQTRGMLHDSLDAFTRGDPLLARDVCTRDSVVDSLKDQINRELITYMTSDATTIDRALKLMLISLNLERIADLATNISEDVIYATTGEVIKHGRGEPAT, via the coding sequence ATGACGATTCTTGAACAAAAGGTTACCGAACTTAAGGAAAAACTTTTGGCAATGGCTGCCCAGGTGGAGGGAATGGTTGAGGGTAGCATCCAGGCGTTGATCAAGCGGAATTCATCTCTGGCAGAGAAGGTCATAAACGATACTGAGGAGGCGGTAAATCAACTGGAGATTGAGATTGAGGATTTTGCGATTAACCTCATCGCCCTTTATCAGCCCGAAGCCTCTAATCTCCGCACCATCACAATGGTCATCAAAATCAACAATGACCTCGAGCGTATCGGTGACCACGCGGTCAATATCGCCGAGGCGGCGCTTTTTCTCATCCCGAGACCGCCGGTGAAACCGTTAATCGACCTCCCGCGCATGGCGGAACAGACGAGGGGTATGCTTCACGATAGCCTTGACGCATTTACCCGGGGTGATCCCCTTCTTGCCCGTGATGTCTGCACCCGTGACTCGGTGGTTGATTCCCTCAAGGACCAGATTAATCGTGAACTCATCACCTATATGACCTCTGATGCCACTACCATTGACCGGGCGTTAAAACTGATGCTGATCTCCCTCAACCTCGAGCGCATCGCGGACCTCGCCACCAACATCTCTGAAGATGTCATCTACGCCACCACCGGTGAGGTTATCAAACATGGCAGGGGCGAGCCCGCCACCTAA
- the pstC gene encoding phosphate ABC transporter permease subunit PstC has translation MKLRKATDKGVRIAFSLTAVLAASVLLGILLFLFTYGVRAFIPPRDTQPDDLSSQPIRVQEFLFGTSWNPDAYGQPRYGIVPLFLGSLITTIIALVISIPLGIAGAVFIAERLKGGLRVGVKMVVELFAGFPSVVIGFFGLVVLGPFISRLFNVPSGLNILNASLLLALMSLPTIISVSEDAMRVVPHSYREAAYALGASPWTTAIRIILPAARSGILAAVLLGFGRAIGETMAVLMVAGNAPIIPKSLFDPVRTITTTIAIELGESSFNSIHFFALFALGFILFLIALGTNLIAESLIKREKKSFTL, from the coding sequence ATGAAACTGCGGAAGGCGACCGACAAGGGTGTCCGGATAGCCTTCTCTCTTACCGCTGTTCTTGCCGCCTCGGTTTTACTGGGGATTCTTCTCTTTCTCTTCACCTACGGGGTACGGGCGTTTATACCGCCAAGGGATACTCAACCTGATGACCTGTCATCCCAGCCGATAAGGGTGCAGGAGTTCCTCTTCGGCACATCTTGGAACCCGGACGCCTATGGTCAACCCAGATATGGAATTGTCCCTCTATTTCTTGGCAGCCTCATTACCACCATCATCGCCCTTGTTATTTCAATCCCGCTTGGTATTGCCGGTGCCGTCTTCATTGCCGAAAGGCTCAAAGGCGGTCTCCGGGTGGGCGTGAAAATGGTTGTAGAACTCTTTGCCGGCTTCCCGTCGGTGGTTATTGGCTTCTTTGGTCTTGTTGTCCTTGGACCATTTATTTCCCGGCTTTTCAATGTCCCTTCGGGTCTTAATATCCTCAACGCCAGTCTCCTCTTAGCACTAATGTCATTGCCAACAATCATCTCGGTATCTGAAGATGCGATGCGGGTTGTGCCTCACTCCTACCGTGAAGCCGCCTATGCGCTTGGCGCCTCACCCTGGACAACCGCAATCAGAATCATCCTGCCTGCTGCCCGTTCCGGAATCCTGGCTGCGGTTCTCTTGGGATTTGGCAGGGCGATTGGTGAGACGATGGCGGTTTTAATGGTGGCGGGCAATGCGCCTATCATCCCTAAGTCGCTCTTTGACCCGGTCAGAACCATCACCACCACCATCGCCATAGAACTGGGCGAATCCAGTTTCAACTCTATCCACTTCTTTGCCCTCTTTGCCTTAGGCTTCATACTGTTTTTAATTGCGCTGGGCACCAACCTCATCGCCGAATCCCTAATCAAGCGGGAAAAGAAAAGTTTCACCCTATGA
- the pstA gene encoding phosphate ABC transporter permease PstA encodes MTIAPQPERLRRKYFVSNVGFLVLALPLFLFIVFIGYMVFYLFSNGINVLSWEFLTQPPTKGMTAGGIMPCIVGTLYITFISLIFSIPMGVFSAIYLAEYAPNNLLTRAIRSSIRSLAGIPSIVYGLFGVALFVRGLNIGLSALASGLTLGLLNLPWIIATAEETITAIPGSFREGALAVGATKWEAIRHNVLPFAFPGILTGVLLAFARTIGETAPILFTGVTYFTRELPKTPLHKFMALPYHLFALTTQHDQLIKVRPIAFGTALVLLILVLVFDAIAFLIRMRVAAANKWQV; translated from the coding sequence ATGACGATAGCACCTCAACCCGAACGCCTGCGCCGGAAATATTTTGTCAGTAATGTGGGCTTCTTGGTTTTGGCGTTGCCTCTCTTTTTATTCATAGTCTTTATCGGCTATATGGTGTTTTATCTGTTCAGTAACGGCATCAATGTCCTCTCCTGGGAATTTCTAACTCAGCCACCGACAAAGGGAATGACCGCGGGCGGTATTATGCCCTGCATCGTCGGCACACTTTATATTACCTTCATCTCACTAATATTTTCAATACCAATGGGAGTTTTTTCTGCCATCTATCTCGCAGAATATGCCCCAAATAACCTTCTAACCCGGGCAATTCGTTCCTCTATTCGTTCCCTTGCCGGCATCCCTTCAATTGTCTACGGTCTTTTTGGGGTGGCACTTTTTGTGCGCGGTCTCAACATTGGACTTTCTGCCCTTGCCTCAGGTCTGACCCTCGGTCTGCTTAATCTACCCTGGATTATTGCTACCGCCGAGGAGACAATCACTGCAATCCCTGGCTCTTTTCGAGAAGGGGCGTTGGCGGTGGGCGCAACAAAATGGGAGGCAATCAGGCACAATGTCCTACCCTTCGCCTTTCCCGGCATCCTTACAGGGGTCCTCCTTGCCTTTGCCCGCACAATCGGCGAAACCGCGCCTATTCTCTTTACCGGTGTCACCTACTTCACCCGCGAACTTCCTAAAACCCCACTCCACAAATTTATGGCGCTTCCCTATCACCTCTTCGCGCTGACCACCCAGCACGACCAGTTAATCAAGGTGAGACCAATCGCCTTTGGAACCGCGCTCGTGCTCCTAATCCTGGTACTGGTATTTGACGCCATCGCCTTCCTCATCCGCATGCGCGTTGCCGCTGCGAATAAATGGCAGGTCTAA